One part of the Acetoanaerobium sticklandii genome encodes these proteins:
- a CDS encoding amino acid ABC transporter substrate-binding protein → MKSNKLPLIIILIAVALGSIMFFSTKDKSSTASEPAEVIKVGMSGSYKPYTYLDEKGELTGFDVDVWKEIGKRTGHEIEFVTSDFSGLFGMLDSAKLDTIANQITVTPEREQKYLFTRPYVYYGAQLISKDDRNDIIDLESLKGKKVAVGLGTNYETIIREFDKNSEIEIITYDSGSGSYQDVAIGRVDAAMNDRLALQSVINESGLPLKLAGPPINEMQNAFPFLNNEENKELVAQIDSAIDSMYEDGTIKEISMKYFDMDITEKVLN, encoded by the coding sequence ATGAAATCGAATAAATTACCATTAATAATTATCTTAATTGCTGTGGCTTTAGGCTCAATCATGTTTTTTAGTACTAAGGATAAGTCATCAACTGCTAGTGAACCTGCTGAAGTTATAAAGGTTGGTATGAGTGGGTCTTACAAACCTTATACCTATTTGGATGAAAAAGGTGAATTAACAGGCTTTGATGTGGATGTTTGGAAAGAAATCGGAAAAAGAACTGGACATGAAATTGAATTTGTTACAAGCGATTTTAGCGGACTATTTGGAATGCTTGACTCCGCTAAGCTAGATACTATAGCTAATCAAATAACTGTTACGCCAGAGCGTGAACAAAAATATCTTTTCACTCGTCCTTATGTTTACTATGGAGCTCAACTCATTAGTAAGGATGATAGAAACGACATCATAGACCTTGAGTCATTAAAAGGCAAAAAAGTTGCAGTAGGTCTAGGAACAAATTACGAAACAATAATTAGAGAATTTGACAAAAACTCTGAGATAGAAATCATTACCTATGACAGTGGTTCAGGTTCATACCAAGATGTTGCCATAGGCCGCGTTGATGCAGCTATGAATGATAGATTGGCTCTTCAATCTGTAATTAACGAATCGGGGCTTCCATTAAAGCTTGCTGGTCCTCCTATCAACGAAATGCAAAATGCCTTTCCTTTTCTTAATAATGAGGAAAACAAAGAATTGGTTGCTCAAATAGACAGTGCAATTGATAGTATGTACGAAGATGGAACTATAAAAGAAATATCTATGAAATATTTTGACATGGATATCACTGAGAAGGTGCTTAATTAA
- a CDS encoding sensor histidine kinase yields MRNRFISLRFAVTLPLIIVLIATFAISIMRYRADYEFLAKEQGSKIVEALTNNTQNELNAILSQPLIMAEIIGYTITNEKMFLGEDLSAIENYQKSLMKSIKAKIPQVSVISYGDENGNYIGIRDNGEGKDFSLMLKDSRTGGLLNIYEGDSINSNIISSIEGYDPRIRPWYEPVRKNIASSWSNIYINQDEKMEATTSVSVPVFGNSGEFRGVFEIDVKLNGINDFLQKNKIKDNGVVFIVNDELEIVAQSEEHNNVVITDSKNYEGELLKVKDSKNMLVKSLEALLRARDLEYKKVHRMEIEDNNNFVMISKLENPHGLRWRIAVVIPENDLMGSIQSRYNISIAMIMLMLILGTIAGIYILNKVTQPLLMVASGYNEITSGNWDVEIKQKRGHIKEVHEMIKGFNLMVDNIKSYIGKLVEKQNEIEELHKTETQRMNLIIDEKTENLKAVMEELMEKERLASLGELVSGVAHEINTPLGVAVSASSLMEANNESFKKELLEGSISKSGLISYIESIDETTAILNSNLYRAAELVKSFKEIAVNQSIEEKSRFNFREYIDSILLSLKHEYKNKNVEFKIDCPDDLVINNYSGAISQVFTNLIMNSLIHGFKDMKSGQINISVAPEGENLIIHYKDNGLGMNEEVKKRVFEPFYTTNRGKGGSGLGMNIVYNLVTAKLNGKISCKSEIDKGTEFIIEIKR; encoded by the coding sequence ATGAGAAATCGATTTATTTCTCTTAGATTTGCTGTAACTCTTCCGCTTATAATTGTGCTCATAGCAACCTTTGCAATTTCTATTATGAGATATAGGGCAGATTATGAATTTCTTGCGAAAGAGCAAGGCAGTAAAATAGTAGAAGCTCTTACTAATAATACTCAGAACGAGCTAAATGCAATACTTTCCCAGCCACTTATCATGGCAGAGATAATAGGCTATACTATAACAAACGAAAAAATGTTTCTAGGTGAGGACTTATCTGCTATAGAAAATTATCAGAAAAGTCTGATGAAAAGTATCAAAGCAAAAATTCCCCAGGTTAGCGTAATAAGCTATGGAGACGAAAATGGGAACTATATAGGCATAAGAGATAATGGGGAAGGCAAAGACTTTAGTCTGATGCTTAAGGATAGCAGAACAGGTGGACTACTCAATATATATGAAGGAGATAGCATAAATTCAAACATAATAAGTTCTATTGAGGGTTATGATCCTAGAATTAGGCCGTGGTATGAACCAGTTAGGAAAAATATTGCAAGCAGCTGGTCGAATATTTACATAAATCAAGATGAAAAAATGGAAGCAACTACCTCTGTATCTGTTCCTGTATTTGGAAATAGCGGAGAATTTAGAGGAGTGTTTGAAATAGATGTAAAATTAAATGGAATTAATGATTTTCTCCAAAAAAATAAAATAAAGGACAACGGAGTAGTATTTATAGTAAACGATGAACTTGAGATAGTGGCTCAATCTGAAGAACATAACAATGTAGTAATTACAGATTCAAAGAATTATGAGGGGGAGCTCTTAAAAGTAAAGGACAGTAAGAATATGCTTGTGAAATCACTAGAAGCCTTACTAAGAGCTCGAGATTTGGAATATAAAAAAGTCCATAGAATGGAGATTGAAGATAATAATAATTTTGTAATGATCTCGAAGCTAGAAAATCCTCATGGACTAAGATGGAGAATAGCAGTAGTAATTCCTGAGAATGATTTAATGGGTTCTATTCAGTCTAGATATAATATAAGCATTGCCATGATAATGCTAATGCTTATTCTTGGAACTATAGCAGGGATTTATATTCTAAATAAAGTTACTCAGCCTCTTTTGATGGTAGCGAGTGGATATAATGAAATAACCTCTGGTAACTGGGATGTAGAGATAAAACAAAAAAGAGGACATATTAAAGAAGTACATGAAATGATTAAGGGCTTTAATCTAATGGTAGACAATATAAAGAGCTATATAGGAAAGCTAGTTGAAAAGCAAAATGAAATAGAAGAGCTTCATAAAACAGAAACTCAAAGAATGAATTTAATAATAGACGAAAAAACTGAAAATCTAAAGGCAGTAATGGAAGAGCTGATGGAAAAGGAAAGACTGGCATCACTAGGAGAGCTAGTATCTGGTGTGGCTCACGAAATCAATACTCCTCTTGGAGTGGCAGTATCTGCATCCTCGCTTATGGAAGCAAATAATGAAAGCTTTAAAAAAGAACTACTTGAGGGGAGTATTTCAAAATCAGGTTTAATTTCTTATATTGAATCGATAGATGAGACTACAGCTATTTTAAATTCCAATTTATATAGAGCGGCAGAGCTAGTAAAAAGCTTTAAGGAAATAGCAGTAAACCAGTCTATAGAAGAAAAAAGCAGGTTTAATTTTAGGGAATATATAGATTCTATATTGCTCAGCTTAAAACACGAATACAAAAATAAAAATGTAGAATTTAAAATCGATTGCCCTGATGATTTAGTTATTAACAACTATTCAGGAGCAATTTCTCAAGTTTTTACAAACCTTATCATGAATTCCTTGATTCATGGATTTAAGGATATGAAATCTGGGCAGATAAATATATCAGTAGCGCCAGAGGGTGAAAATCTCATCATACATTATAAGGACAATGGCTTAGGTATGAACGAAGAAGTCAAAAAGCGAGTTTTTGAACCTTTTTATACTACAAATAGAGGCAAGGGCGGCAGTGGACTAGGTATGAATATAGTATATAACCTTGTAACTGCAAAACTAAATGGAAAGATAAGCTGCAAAAGCGAGATTGATAAGGGGACAGAATTTATTATAGAAATCAAAAGATGA
- a CDS encoding diphthine--ammonia ligase has translation MNKNCFVSWSGGKDSCLALFRAMDQGYKPKMLFTMFSIENDVSSAHRLNEDIIKAQVNALELESTIGRAKFEDYEAVFVRNLESFKSQDIQYGIFGDIDLDEHRKWEDTVCEKAQMTAVLPLWQEDRKKLVKEFIDWGFKAKIVVVNKTMMSPEFLGRDLSHELLEEIEKTGADVCGENGEYHTVVYDGPLFKTPLNLNFSKEIKDIEGKWAKIEVLI, from the coding sequence ATGAATAAAAATTGTTTTGTGTCGTGGAGCGGAGGAAAAGATTCTTGCTTAGCTCTTTTTAGAGCCATGGATCAAGGCTATAAGCCAAAGATGCTTTTTACTATGTTTAGTATAGAAAATGATGTCAGCTCTGCGCATAGATTAAATGAAGATATAATAAAGGCTCAAGTAAATGCGTTAGAGCTAGAATCTACAATAGGTAGAGCTAAATTTGAAGATTATGAGGCTGTATTTGTAAGAAATTTAGAATCATTTAAAAGCCAAGACATACAGTACGGAATATTTGGAGACATTGATTTAGATGAACATAGAAAATGGGAAGATACAGTTTGTGAAAAAGCTCAGATGACAGCAGTTCTTCCACTATGGCAGGAAGATAGGAAAAAACTGGTGAAGGAATTTATAGATTGGGGATTCAAGGCAAAGATAGTAGTAGTAAATAAAACTATGATGAGCCCAGAGTTTTTAGGAAGAGACCTCAGTCATGAACTACTTGAAGAAATCGAAAAAACAGGGGCTGACGTATGTGGAGAAAACGGAGAGTACCATACTGTAGTTTACGATGGGCCACTTTTTAAAACCCCACTAAACCTAAATTTTTCTAAAGAAATAAAGGATATAGAAGGCAAATGGGCAAAGATTGAAGTCTTGATATAA
- a CDS encoding methyl-accepting chemotaxis protein encodes MRFDLSKKIALSVAILIILVASGLGISAFKLSSDSLTSQTEKSLLDTTDINSIRIKDAVAARLNLLQELANRARTQTMDISIQRESLKSDIERLGYLDFAVVTPDGTATYILGENTADLSDRDYVKKALSGEANLSDVIISKVTGEAVLMYAVPIKVEDKVVGALLGRRDGNALSELTDTMGFGENGYAYIMNTDGTTVAHPNRENVMNQVNPIEAAKENKAFSSLAELLTKVLEDSHGIGTYEYEGKTWYSAYTAIDGTNWILIQNADKAEVLEGLSALTKLILITTFFCLLLGVVFAFLLGKSIAKPIKGLSEDILKISNYDLSINDTSNINKYIKNTDEVGIIASSLSEMQKNLIDLIQNINESAQNVASSSEELTATSQQSATAAEEVARTIEEIANGASDQASETEKGAYNVDELGNLINSDISLIENLNQSAQTVEALKNQGFEVLSELTEKTNSVSLSAKEIQEVINTTNTNAQSISAASEMIQNIADQTNLLALNAAIEAARAGEAGRGFAVVADEIRKLAEQSTNFTSEISNIINSLTSQTDFAVSKIQEVGHIVDMQNESLQKTNTQFDGIAKAIDNVKTIVDHLNKSSATMNVKKDQIIAIIENLSAISEENAASTQEASASVEEQTAAMEQIADASESLAKLAQQMQESISIFKY; translated from the coding sequence ATGAGATTTGACTTATCTAAAAAAATTGCTTTATCAGTAGCTATATTGATAATTTTAGTAGCTTCAGGACTGGGTATTTCTGCTTTTAAACTTAGTTCGGATTCACTTACTTCGCAAACAGAAAAATCTCTGCTCGACACCACCGATATAAATTCAATAAGAATAAAAGATGCAGTAGCTGCTAGACTCAATCTCTTACAGGAGCTTGCAAATAGAGCAAGAACTCAAACCATGGATATAAGCATCCAACGTGAATCATTAAAAAGTGACATTGAAAGATTAGGCTATTTGGATTTTGCTGTAGTTACGCCAGATGGCACAGCTACATATATTTTAGGTGAAAATACTGCTGATTTGAGCGATAGAGATTATGTAAAAAAAGCTCTTTCAGGTGAGGCCAATCTATCAGATGTCATTATAAGTAAAGTTACAGGAGAAGCCGTGCTTATGTATGCTGTTCCTATTAAAGTCGAAGACAAGGTAGTTGGAGCTTTGCTTGGTCGAAGAGACGGTAATGCTTTGAGCGAGCTGACGGATACAATGGGCTTCGGCGAAAACGGCTATGCTTATATTATGAATACTGACGGAACCACTGTCGCGCATCCAAATCGAGAAAATGTAATGAATCAAGTTAACCCCATAGAAGCAGCTAAAGAAAATAAAGCATTTTCATCTTTAGCAGAGCTTCTAACTAAGGTGCTTGAGGATAGCCATGGCATAGGTACCTACGAATACGAAGGGAAGACATGGTACTCTGCTTATACCGCCATCGATGGTACAAACTGGATTTTGATTCAAAATGCAGATAAAGCTGAGGTTTTAGAAGGTCTTTCTGCTCTTACCAAGCTTATTTTAATTACAACATTTTTTTGCTTATTGCTAGGAGTAGTTTTCGCTTTTCTTCTTGGAAAATCTATTGCTAAGCCTATAAAAGGATTGTCTGAGGATATACTAAAAATCTCAAACTACGATTTATCAATTAACGATACTAGCAATATAAATAAATATATTAAAAATACAGATGAGGTAGGAATAATAGCAAGTTCGCTTTCAGAAATGCAGAAAAATTTAATTGATTTAATTCAAAATATAAATGAAAGTGCACAAAATGTTGCATCTTCATCAGAAGAGCTAACCGCCACAAGTCAGCAATCTGCAACTGCCGCAGAAGAGGTTGCTAGAACTATAGAGGAGATTGCGAACGGTGCTAGCGACCAAGCTAGCGAGACAGAAAAAGGCGCTTACAATGTAGATGAACTTGGCAATCTAATAAACAGTGATATATCTCTAATAGAGAATTTGAATCAATCTGCCCAAACTGTAGAAGCTCTTAAGAATCAAGGATTTGAAGTTCTGTCAGAGCTTACTGAAAAAACCAACTCAGTATCTTTATCTGCTAAAGAAATACAAGAGGTCATCAACACCACGAATACAAATGCTCAGAGTATATCAGCTGCAAGTGAGATGATTCAAAACATTGCAGATCAAACTAATCTACTCGCTCTTAACGCTGCTATTGAAGCTGCAAGAGCTGGAGAAGCCGGAAGAGGCTTTGCAGTAGTTGCTGATGAAATAAGAAAATTAGCAGAGCAATCTACTAACTTTACTTCTGAGATTTCTAACATTATAAATTCTCTTACAAGCCAAACGGATTTTGCCGTATCAAAAATTCAAGAAGTCGGTCACATAGTTGATATGCAAAATGAAAGTCTTCAAAAAACCAATACTCAATTTGATGGCATAGCAAAAGCAATAGACAATGTCAAAACTATAGTTGACCATCTCAATAAATCAAGTGCCACAATGAATGTGAAAAAAGACCAGATAATTGCAATCATTGAAAATTTATCTGCAATATCTGAGGAAAATGCTGCCTCTACACAGGAAGCCTCTGCCTCTGTAGAAGAACAAACCGCTGCTATGGAGCAGATTGCTGATGCTAGCGAATCTTTAGCAAAGCTTGCTCAGCAGATGCAAGAAAGTATCTCTATATTTAAATATTAA
- a CDS encoding methyl-accepting chemotaxis protein codes for MFFKKDKTVETVTNTADKEIQEKLQTENELLKSYINQIYSRMEEIIESHNHVNSQHSDLASLAENIKDIMENVKDLSQNTNDLSLELSTRSDKLNSISQTSVEKSVEGNKAVEDLLSMMDSLKAQAKESSSSMNSLGERSKQITDIVETITDIANQTNLLALNAAIEAARAGEHGRGFAIVADEVRKLAENTTKSTSTIQDLVMNIQNEIETASKNNERNNSAIDKGIEMSEVVKEKIKEIVNGFDEVQKEVKVVTDTILTQRDYISSIFEQTRVSDDILLEIHNKLINHVERASKVDTNLEEALTKLKNLL; via the coding sequence ATGTTTTTCAAAAAAGATAAAACAGTTGAAACAGTTACAAATACTGCAGATAAAGAAATTCAAGAAAAGCTTCAGACTGAAAACGAGCTATTAAAATCATACATCAACCAAATCTATAGCCGCATGGAAGAAATAATCGAAAGCCACAATCATGTGAATAGCCAGCATTCAGATTTAGCTTCCCTTGCTGAAAATATCAAAGATATAATGGAAAATGTAAAGGATCTATCACAAAATACTAATGATTTATCACTAGAGCTTTCTACTAGAAGCGACAAATTAAATAGCATATCTCAGACTTCTGTAGAAAAATCTGTAGAAGGAAATAAAGCCGTTGAGGACTTGCTTTCTATGATGGATTCTCTTAAAGCTCAAGCAAAAGAATCCTCTTCATCTATGAACAGTCTAGGTGAGCGTTCTAAGCAAATCACTGATATAGTAGAGACTATAACAGATATTGCTAACCAGACTAATCTGCTCGCTCTTAATGCAGCAATAGAAGCAGCTAGAGCTGGAGAACACGGCAGAGGATTTGCTATAGTTGCAGATGAAGTAAGAAAACTCGCTGAAAATACTACAAAAAGCACTAGCACTATTCAAGATTTAGTTATGAACATTCAAAACGAAATAGAAACAGCCTCAAAAAATAATGAGAGAAACAATTCTGCTATAGATAAAGGTATAGAAATGAGTGAGGTTGTAAAAGAAAAGATAAAAGAAATTGTCAATGGGTTTGATGAGGTTCAAAAGGAAGTAAAAGTTGTGACAGACACTATACTTACTCAAAGGGACTATATAAGCAGTATTTTTGAGCAAACTCGAGTTTCAGACGATATTCTGCTAGAAATCCATAATAAATTAATAAACCACGTAGAAAGAGCTAGCAAAGTTGATACTAACCTAGAAGAAGCACTTACAAAATTAAAAAATCTTTTATAA
- a CDS encoding D-aminoacyl-tRNA deacylase, whose amino-acid sequence MASKKAVYFFCIDESKDEVAPKVLGKIMETFELTETDIEVDGYKVLKYTDEASNEFYFVKTKVVICADYSSYLPTINEYFEDFDIAAMVNWHGGQNAPDKVLCIHTVGDLASARYSPSNPVPSTNLAKALEHHRERLNLEEFKVTTEATHWSGIVYDGKSEWIEESKLPFLDIEIGSTSESYNNPVAASVIAFALMDAFASEEKAPTVLYMGGVHFEDTITNAVLHKSHPVSLTHILPSRWLENEMYMGEDARDYLMKCIDSIHGSIDGIVIHEKLKREIKDHVEIIAEILSIPVIKRKALKSPESTVFYQ is encoded by the coding sequence ATGGCTTCAAAAAAAGCAGTGTATTTCTTTTGTATAGATGAAAGTAAAGATGAGGTAGCGCCGAAAGTATTAGGAAAAATTATGGAAACTTTTGAACTGACAGAAACAGACATAGAGGTAGATGGATATAAGGTTTTAAAATATACAGATGAAGCTTCAAATGAATTCTATTTCGTAAAGACTAAAGTAGTTATCTGCGCAGACTATAGCAGTTACCTGCCAACTATAAATGAATACTTTGAAGACTTTGATATAGCTGCGATGGTAAATTGGCATGGTGGTCAAAATGCTCCTGATAAAGTGCTGTGCATTCATACAGTAGGGGATTTGGCATCTGCTAGATATAGTCCTAGTAATCCTGTACCATCTACAAATTTAGCTAAAGCTTTAGAACATCATAGAGAAAGACTAAATCTAGAGGAATTTAAGGTGACAACAGAAGCAACTCACTGGTCGGGCATAGTGTATGACGGAAAAAGTGAGTGGATAGAAGAAAGCAAGCTACCATTTTTAGATATAGAGATAGGAAGCACCTCTGAAAGTTACAACAATCCTGTGGCGGCGAGTGTAATAGCCTTTGCACTTATGGATGCTTTTGCGTCTGAGGAGAAAGCGCCTACTGTACTTTATATGGGAGGAGTTCATTTTGAAGATACCATAACAAATGCAGTGCTTCATAAATCTCACCCAGTTTCGCTGACACATATTCTTCCAAGCAGATGGCTGGAAAATGAAATGTACATGGGAGAGGATGCTAGAGATTACCTTATGAAGTGTATTGACTCTATCCATGGTTCGATAGATGGCATAGTGATACATGAAAAACTAAAGAGAGAAATAAAGGATCATGTTGAGATTATAGCTGAAATTCTTTCTATTCCAGTAATAAAGAGAAAGGCTCTTAAATCTCCAGAATCAACGGTGTTTTACCAGTAA
- a CDS encoding HD domain-containing phosphohydrolase, whose product MKEKLNLDNIKLDFLSEDSKPKLKTKENYKIMIADDYDEIHVITKMMLKDFEFEGKGLEFIDTYTGEDTIKALEENPDTAVLFLDVVMEDNHSGLNVVEVLRGRLDNKMTRIVLRTGQPGQAPEETVIRDYDINDYRLKTEMTAKRLYTTLYSALRNYRDLYQINTHKNGLKKIIKTSANLFEHNSLNEFLTSILVQLSNFQKNNPEIVYIRDDVDKEGGFVTIEKNKKATIVAATGKFKSYIGKDIDLVSELKEVVDKIKYSDTPDEKIIFVDSGFIIKNNAKNSFNNYIYIEGNNDIYDFDLIHLFLTNYSVALDNYILNNTIVNTQKEIIITFGEVVENHFEETSGHVKRISEMMYNFALLLNFSHSEAEILKMASMMHDIGKIAIPDSILKKPGKLTEEEFEIIKTHPSVGYKIFEKSDLDMLKISANLALNHHEKYDGSGYPNGLKEEEILLEARMLSIIDVFDAMTHKRVYKDAFSTEEALDYIRNQKGKHFDPELVDIFISNIEGILDID is encoded by the coding sequence ATGAAAGAAAAGCTGAATTTAGACAACATCAAGTTGGATTTTCTATCAGAAGATTCAAAGCCAAAGCTAAAAACCAAAGAAAACTATAAAATAATGATTGCTGATGATTATGATGAAATTCACGTCATAACTAAAATGATGCTCAAGGATTTTGAGTTTGAAGGAAAAGGTCTGGAATTTATAGATACTTACACTGGAGAAGATACCATAAAGGCTCTAGAGGAAAATCCAGATACGGCTGTACTTTTTCTAGATGTAGTCATGGAGGACAATCATTCTGGACTTAATGTAGTGGAGGTACTAAGAGGAAGACTAGATAACAAGATGACTAGAATAGTACTTAGAACTGGACAGCCAGGACAAGCTCCAGAAGAAACTGTCATAAGAGATTATGATATAAATGACTATAGGCTTAAAACAGAGATGACAGCAAAAAGGCTTTACACCACTCTATATTCAGCTCTTAGAAACTATAGAGATTTATACCAAATCAACACCCATAAAAATGGACTGAAGAAAATAATTAAGACAAGTGCAAACTTATTTGAGCACAATAGCCTAAATGAATTTTTAACCAGTATTTTAGTCCAGCTTTCTAATTTTCAAAAGAACAATCCTGAGATAGTATATATAAGAGATGATGTAGATAAAGAAGGCGGCTTTGTAACTATAGAAAAAAATAAAAAAGCTACAATTGTAGCGGCAACTGGAAAGTTTAAAAGCTATATAGGAAAAGATATAGACTTAGTATCAGAGCTTAAAGAAGTGGTCGATAAAATCAAATACAGTGATACGCCTGATGAAAAAATTATATTTGTAGACTCAGGCTTTATAATAAAAAATAATGCTAAAAACAGCTTTAATAACTACATCTATATAGAAGGCAATAATGATATCTATGATTTTGATTTGATTCATTTGTTTTTGACTAATTACTCTGTAGCGCTTGATAACTATATTCTCAACAACACAATAGTAAATACTCAAAAAGAAATAATAATAACCTTTGGAGAAGTGGTTGAAAATCATTTTGAAGAGACTTCAGGACATGTAAAAAGGATATCAGAAATGATGTACAATTTTGCTTTGCTTCTAAATTTCTCACACTCTGAAGCTGAAATTCTAAAAATGGCAAGCATGATGCACGATATAGGCAAGATTGCTATACCAGATAGTATCCTAAAAAAACCTGGAAAATTAACTGAAGAGGAGTTTGAAATTATTAAAACTCATCCTAGTGTAGGCTATAAAATCTTTGAAAAATCTGATTTAGATATGCTTAAAATATCAGCAAATTTAGCACTGAATCACCATGAAAAATACGACGGCTCAGGCTATCCAAATGGGCTTAAGGAAGAGGAAATTCTTTTAGAGGCTAGGATGCTATCTATTATAGATGTATTCGATGCTATGACTCACAAAAGGGTGTACAAGGATGCTTTTTCCACAGAAGAAGCCCTAGACTATATAAGAAATCAAAAAGGAAAGCATTTTGATCCAGAACTAGTGGATATATTTATTAGCAATATAGAAGGTATATTGGATATAGATTAA
- the dpaL gene encoding diaminopropionate ammonia-lyase, protein MKLSVKGIKAVSASPKTKDYPVFLNDEATKPVRKLHSSLTGYEPTPLVVLDKLAKELGVKNIYVKDESKRFSMNAFKALGATYAMARVLCDRLGVSIDEADFNYFKSEEVKAKIADLVFVTATDGNHGRAVAWTAQMLGCKSVVYMPKGSSKFRLDAILSHGSDASITEFNYDDAVRLAYKMADENGCIFVQDTAFEGYEEIPNWITQGYTTMAYEANKQILDKNLPVPTHIFLQAGVGSMAGAVLGYFANKYEAKLPKTIIVEPDAADCIYKSAEKATGEPVNVGGDLSTIMAGLACGEPNTVTWQILRDFAHAYVSCPDYVTVEGMKALAHPMDGDEMVISGESGAVGVGLLSLISKYKELDEIKKMLEINEDSSVLFFSTEGDTDPENYIKCINETTELDFDK, encoded by the coding sequence TTGAAATTGTCAGTAAAAGGGATTAAAGCTGTAAGTGCATCGCCAAAGACTAAGGATTATCCAGTATTTTTAAATGATGAAGCCACAAAACCAGTCAGAAAGCTTCATAGCTCACTTACTGGCTACGAACCTACGCCTTTAGTAGTTCTTGATAAGCTAGCTAAAGAATTAGGAGTTAAGAATATATATGTAAAGGATGAGTCGAAGAGATTTTCTATGAATGCATTCAAAGCATTAGGAGCAACTTATGCTATGGCTAGAGTGCTTTGTGATAGACTAGGAGTTTCTATAGATGAAGCTGATTTTAATTACTTTAAATCAGAGGAAGTGAAAGCTAAGATAGCTGACCTAGTGTTTGTAACTGCAACTGATGGAAATCATGGAAGAGCCGTAGCATGGACAGCTCAGATGCTAGGCTGTAAGTCTGTAGTATATATGCCAAAGGGGTCATCCAAGTTCAGACTAGACGCTATACTTTCTCATGGTTCAGATGCCAGTATAACTGAGTTTAATTACGATGATGCAGTTAGGCTTGCATATAAGATGGCCGATGAAAACGGCTGTATATTTGTCCAAGATACAGCTTTTGAAGGCTATGAAGAAATACCGAATTGGATTACTCAAGGGTATACGACTATGGCTTATGAAGCAAATAAGCAGATACTAGATAAAAACCTTCCTGTACCTACCCATATATTTTTGCAGGCAGGAGTTGGCTCAATGGCTGGAGCTGTACTAGGTTATTTTGCAAATAAATACGAAGCTAAGCTTCCAAAAACCATTATTGTAGAGCCAGATGCCGCAGACTGTATATATAAATCAGCAGAAAAAGCAACTGGAGAGCCTGTAAATGTAGGTGGAGATTTAAGCACTATAATGGCTGGGCTTGCTTGTGGAGAGCCGAATACTGTAACTTGGCAGATACTTAGAGATTTTGCCCATGCTTATGTATCGTGCCCAGATTATGTAACTGTGGAAGGGATGAAAGCTTTAGCTCATCCTATGGATGGGGATGAAATGGTTATCTCTGGAGAGTCTGGGGCTGTAGGAGTAGGACTGCTTAGCCTTATTAGTAAATATAAAGAGCTAGATGAAATTAAAAAAATGCTTGAGATAAATGAAGATTCCTCAGTGCTATTTTTTAGCACTGAAGGGGATACTGACCCTGAAAACTATATTAAATGTATTAATGAAACTACTGAGCTGGATTTTGATAAATAG